TCCACCGGCGCTCTTGTCGGCTCGTTCGATTCAACCGAACGCCTGCTGTCGCGTTTCCTGCCCGAAGAACGCGTGAACCTGGTGATGGACGAAATCCGCGGCCCCGCCGGGCGCACCATGTGGGACAAGCTGGGCAACGTGAACGAGGTGGTTCTCGCCAACTATCTGAAAAACGAATACCCGCAGACGGTTGCCGTCGTGCTTTCCAAAATCCGCGCCGACCACGCCGCAAACGTGCTGGGCGCCCTGCCCGAAGACTTCGCCATGGAAGTCGTCAACCGTATGTTGCGTATGGAAAGCGTGCAAAAGGACATTCTCGACAAGGTGGAACACACCCTGCGTCAGGAGTTCATGTCCAACCTTGCCCGCACCAACCGCCGCGACAGCCACGAAGCCATGGCTGAAATCTTCAACAACTTCGATCGCCAGACAGAAAACCGCTTCATGACCTCCCTTGAGGAACGCAACCGCGATGCGGCCGAACGCATCAAGGCACTGATGTTCACCTTCGAAGATCTGGCCAAGCTCGACCCCGGCTCCGTGCAGACGCTTCTGCGCGCCGTCGAAAAAGACAAGCTGGCATTGGGCCTCAAGGGCTCCTCCGACACGCTGCGCGATCTGTTCCTGTCCAACATGACGGAGCGCTCCGCCAAGATGCTGCGCGAAGACATGGAAATGATGGGCCCCGTCCGCCTCAAGGATGTGGACGAAGCACAAATGATGATGGTCAACATCGCCAAGGACCTTGCCAACAAGGGCGAGATCATGATGGCGGACGGCAACGCGGAGGACGAGCTTATCTATTAGTCCGGTTACGGATGAACGACAGGCACATATATCATGTCCCACCCGGCAATCATCACAGGCGTAGCAGCCGCCAAGTTTGAGTTTGACCGCGAATTTTCGCGCGGCGCTGTCATTCAGCCCCGCCGCGAACGCAAGAAAACCAAATGGACCGAGGCAGAAGTCGAAGCCCTCAAGGCGGAGGCCTTCCGCATGGGCGAGGACCAGGCCCGCACCAGCGAAGAAGCTGAAGTTTCCCGACAGATCGCCGCAGGCGCACAGCGCGTGGGCGAGCAGCTTTCCGCGCTGATGCAAAGCCTGCACGAAGACCGTGCACAGATGCGCGCCGAGGCCGCCGACATTGCCCTCACCATCGCCCGCAAACTCATGCCGACCCTTATGAAGCAGGCTCCCGTTGCGGAAATCGAGGCCGTGGTGACGGACGCCCTCGCTTTGTTGCGCGACGAACCACGCGTGGTTGTGACGGTTACGCCTGAACAACTCACCATGCTTGAAGACCGCATCAATGAAATGACCCGCGATCAGGGCTTCGAAGGCCAGCTTGCCCTGCGCACTGACGAAGCCATTGCGCCGGGCGACGTGCGCATTGAATGGGCCAGGGGTGCCATTACCCGCGACACGCCTGCGCTTGACCAAAGCATTGAAGAGATTGTCCGCACTTACCTGAGCGCCCCATCAGACGATGGCACCGACCAGGCTGATTTTTTTGCCCTGCTGGGCAAGTAACCAGGCCCAAAGCAGCAAGCATACAAAGGAGACACCACAATGGCCGACGAAACCGAGATGCACCTTGACGACCTGAGGGAACCCGCAGCCGACCTGCCGGTACCCGCCGAGGCATCCGCCAGCGACGACGCCGACAATGGCGACGAGGAACCCGAACGCTATGCCGCAGATCTTGAGGCGGTGTTCGATGTGCCCGTCAACGTGTCTGCCATTCTGGGCAAGACCCACATGGAAGTGAGCCAGCTTCTCAAGCTGGGTCGCGGTGCCGTGGTGGAGCTTGACCGCAAGGTGGGTGAGGCCATCGACATCTATGTCAACAACCGCCTGGTCGCCCGTGGCGAAGTGGTGGTGGTGGATGAACGCCTGGGCGTCACCATGACCGAAATCATCAAAGGCGGAAACGCGGCGTAACCCGCCCGTTTAGTGGAACACACGCTCATGCGCACCTCACTCACAGCCATTTTCGCCCTTACCGCCAGCTTCGGCCTGCTGGTGGCAGCGCTCACCATGGAGGGCAATGCAACGGCATTTCTCGACATGCGCGCCGCACTGATTGTGCTCGGCGGCACGCTGGCTGTGACCATGATCTCGTTTTCGCCCGTAGAGGTCGGCATTGCCGCGCGCGAAACATGGGCCGCGCTTGCCGCCCCGCGCCTCGACCGCAGATCTGCCGCCGACCGTATGCTTAAAATCGCCGAACGCACCCGCAAGGACGGCATGTTGGGTGTTGAGCGCCTGCTGCCGCAGCTTCGCCGCGACCCGTTTCTCGCCCGTGCGCTTGGTATGCTGGTGGACGGTGTGGATGTCGCCGAAGTGGAGCGGATGCTGGAAGATGAACGCTTTGCAACCGCACACAGGCGCGCCCAAAGCGCTGAAGTGCTGCGCCGCGCCGCTGACATTGCGCCTGCCATGGGCCTGATCGGCACCCTTGTCGGCCTCGTCCAGATGCTGGGAGCGCTGGACGACCCGTCAGCCATCGGCCCCGCAATGGCCGTGGCTCTTCTCACAACTTTCTACGGCGCAGTGCTGGGCACCATGGTGCTTGGTCCGCTCGCCGCGAAACTCGACCGCATCAACGGCGACGAGCGCGACATGCTCGCGATCTATGCCGCCGGTGCGGCCGCCATCGGCCGCAACGATCATCCCCGTCAGGTCGAACACACCCTCAACGCCCTGCTGCCACCGGCAGAGCGTGTTCAGTATTCCCGCTAAGGAGCAGTTCTCATGCGTTTGCTTATTGTCGGCAGCCTCAACGGCCAGCTCACCACCGCCACCAAAATGGCCATGGAGACCGGCGCCAAGGTGGCCCAGGTGGACACCGGCGAACAGGCCATGGCCGCGTTGCGCGCCGGCCAGGGCGCGGATCTTTTGATGGTCGAAGTCTCAAACGACATCGGCTGGATGGTGGCGCAGCTTCAGGCCGAGCGTATTGCCCTGCCCATCGTCGCCTGTGGTCTGGGATCTGACGCGCGCGCCGCCGTCAATGCCATCCGCGCCGGTGCCAAAGAGTATGTGCCCCTGCCGCCCGACGCCAAACTCATCGCCGCCGTGCTGGAAGCCGTTGCCGATGACAGCCACGCGCTGATCTACAAAGACGCGATGATGAACAATGTCATCCGCCTGGCCGACCAGATCGCCCCGTCCGAAGCCTCCGTGCTGATCACCGGCGAATCGGGCGTCGGCAAGGAAATCATGGCCCGCTACGTCCACCGCCATTCCCTGCGCAAGGACAAGCCGTTTATCTCGGTCAACTGCGCCGCCATCCCCGAAAACCTTCTGGAGTCAGAGCTGTTCGGCCACGAAAAGGGCGCCTTTACAGGTGCCGTGTCGCGGCGCATCGGCAAGTTCGAGGAAGCCGACGGAGGCACGTTGCTGCTGGACGAGATTTCCGAAATGGATGTGCGCCTGCAGGCCAAACTGCTGCGCGCCATTCAGGAACGCGAGATTGACCGCGTAGGCGGCAACAGGCCCGTTAAAGTGAATATCCGCATTCTGGCCACGTCCAACCGTGACCTGGCCTTGGAGGTGCGCAACGGCACCTTCCGCGAAGACCTGCTGTATCGCCTCAACGTTGTGACCCTCAACATTCCCGCCCTGCGCGAACGCCCGGCAGACATTCTGGAACTCGCAGAGCACTTCGTGAAGCGCTATGCGGATGCCAACGGCGTGCCCGCCCGGCCGTTGTCGGAGAATGCCAAAAACCACCTCACCCGCCAGCACTGGCAGGGCAATGTGCGCGAACTTGAAAACACGCTCCACCGCGCGGTGCTGCTGGCCAATGGCGACGAAATTGACGTCGAAGCCATTCGTCTGCCGGACGGGTCGCGCATTGACGACACCATCGCCCGCTCATCAAGCGACCCGGCTTCGCGCGCGGCCCAGGTGGCTGAAACCGTGAGCCGCAACCTTGTGGGCATGACCGTGGCCGACATGGAGCGCGACCTCATTCTCAATACACTGGACCATTGTCTTGGCAACCGCACTCACGCGGCCAACATTCTGGGTATTTCCATCCGTACCCTGAGGAACAAGCTCAATCTTTACACTCAGCAGGGCGTTGCCGTTGCAGCCCCCGGCGAAGCTCGCGCAGCCGGATAAGACGCCGGTCAACACCACCCGTTCGTTAACCCGCCTAAGAGTCGGAGCGCAGCCGCGCCATGTCTGAAACGACACAAACACCAGCAACAGGCAGCCTTTTTGCAGGCCTCAGCCTCGGCAGCATCGGCGCAGCCATAGGCGCACGCTCCGAACTGGCGCTGGCCCTGGGCGTGCTGACCATCATCGTGGTCCTCATCCTGCCGATGCCGTCATGGATGCTGGACTTTGCGCTGGCTATCTCCATCACCTTCTCGGTGCTGGTGATGATGACGGCGCTGTTCATCAAAAAGCCGCTGGAGTTTTCGTCGTTCCCCACGGTGCTGCTGATCGCCACCATGCTGCGGCTGGCACTGAACCTTGCGTCCACCCGCCTCATTCTCTCTAACGGCCACGAAGGCACGGACGCGGCAGGCGCTGTGATTGAGGCCTTCGGCAACTTCGTGATGCAGGGCAATTTCGTCATTGGCATCATCGTGTTTGCCATTCTGGTGATCGTGAACTTCGTCGTCATCACCAAGGGGTCAGGCCGTATCGCCGAAGTTGCGGCCCGCTTCTCACTCGATGCCATGCCCGGCAAGCAAATGGCGATTGACGCTGATTTGTCAGCCGGTCTCATCGATGAAGACACCGCTCGCGCCCGCCGCAAGGAGCTTGAAAGCGAAAGCGCGTTTTACGGCTCCATGGATGGTGCCTCCAAGTTTGTGCGCGGCGACGCCATTGCCGGCCTGCTCATTACCTTCATCAACGTCATCGCCGGCGTCATTGTTGGCGTGGCGCAGATGGATATGTCATTCGCGGACGCCTCCACCACCTACACGCTGCTCACCGTTGGTGACGGCCTCGTCAGCCAGATCCCTGCCCTGATCGTGTCCATGGCCGCGGGCCTGCTGGTGTCAAAGGCCGGTGTGGACGGTGCGGCCGACGAAGCACTGTTCGGCCAGCTTTCCGGGTATCCGCAGGCGCTGGGCATGTCGTCGGGCGTCATGGTTGTGATGGCCATGCTGCCGGGTATTCCCATGGTGCCGTTTCTGGCGCTCGCAGCCCTTACCGGCAGTGCCGCCTGGTTCCTTGTCAAAGGCCGCGAACAAAAGGCCGCCGACGAGGCCAGCGCTGCCGTTGCCGCAGAACAGGCCGTGCCCGAAGTTGAAGAACCCATTTCAACAGCGCTTGCCATGGACGAATTGCGCCTTGAGCTTGGCTTTGGCCTGCTGCCGCTGCTGGAAGGCGACGGCGAAGGACATACCCTGACCGAGCAGGTAAAGGCCCTGCGCCGCCAGATTGCGCAGGACATGGGCTTCGTCATGCCGTCGCTGCGCATTCTCGACAACATGCAGCTTGAGTCCACGTCCTACGTGTTGCGCGTCAAGGAAGTGGATGCAGGTGCGGGCACGCTCTACCCCAACCAGTTGATGGTGATGGACCCCCAGGGCGGCCCTGTCGATCTGCCCGGCGAACACACCACCGAGCCGACATTTGGCCTGCCCGCCACATGGGTGGATCATACCCAGCGCGAGGAAGCCTCGTTCCGGGGGCTGACGGTTGTGGACCCCGCCACCGTGCTGACCACGCACCTGACCGAAATCATCAAGGCCAACATGGCCGAGCTTCTGTCCTACGCAGAAGTACAAAAACTGCTGGACGAGATCGGCGGCGACAACCACAAGCTGGTGGACGACCTGGTGCCCGATCGCGTGTCCGTCACAACCATCCAGCGCGTATTGCAACAGCTCCTGACCGAGCGCGTATCAATCCGCGACCTCGCCACCATTCTGGAAGCCGTCGGCGAAGCCACCGGATACACCCAGAGCGTGACGCAGATTGTCGAGCATGTACGCACCCGCCTTGCCCGCCAGATTTGTCACGCCAACCAGAGTTACGCAGGCTACCTGCCGCTCATCGCCCTGT
The window above is part of the Pyruvatibacter sp. genome. Proteins encoded here:
- the fliG gene encoding flagellar motor switch protein FliG, giving the protein MVVSTKAKTDPGKLLGPEKAAVMLLALGEEHGAHLWEMFDDDEIRELSAAMSNLGTVDSELVEKLLLDFVSKMSSTGALVGSFDSTERLLSRFLPEERVNLVMDEIRGPAGRTMWDKLGNVNEVVLANYLKNEYPQTVAVVLSKIRADHAANVLGALPEDFAMEVVNRMLRMESVQKDILDKVEHTLRQEFMSNLARTNRRDSHEAMAEIFNNFDRQTENRFMTSLEERNRDAAERIKALMFTFEDLAKLDPGSVQTLLRAVEKDKLALGLKGSSDTLRDLFLSNMTERSAKMLREDMEMMGPVRLKDVDEAQMMMVNIAKDLANKGEIMMADGNAEDELIY
- a CDS encoding FliH/SctL family protein gives rise to the protein MSHPAIITGVAAAKFEFDREFSRGAVIQPRRERKKTKWTEAEVEALKAEAFRMGEDQARTSEEAEVSRQIAAGAQRVGEQLSALMQSLHEDRAQMRAEAADIALTIARKLMPTLMKQAPVAEIEAVVTDALALLRDEPRVVVTVTPEQLTMLEDRINEMTRDQGFEGQLALRTDEAIAPGDVRIEWARGAITRDTPALDQSIEEIVRTYLSAPSDDGTDQADFFALLGK
- the fliN gene encoding flagellar motor switch protein FliN, with amino-acid sequence MADETEMHLDDLREPAADLPVPAEASASDDADNGDEEPERYAADLEAVFDVPVNVSAILGKTHMEVSQLLKLGRGAVVELDRKVGEAIDIYVNNRLVARGEVVVVDERLGVTMTEIIKGGNAA
- a CDS encoding MotA/TolQ/ExbB proton channel family protein; amino-acid sequence: MRTSLTAIFALTASFGLLVAALTMEGNATAFLDMRAALIVLGGTLAVTMISFSPVEVGIAARETWAALAAPRLDRRSAADRMLKIAERTRKDGMLGVERLLPQLRRDPFLARALGMLVDGVDVAEVERMLEDERFATAHRRAQSAEVLRRAADIAPAMGLIGTLVGLVQMLGALDDPSAIGPAMAVALLTTFYGAVLGTMVLGPLAAKLDRINGDERDMLAIYAAGAAAIGRNDHPRQVEHTLNALLPPAERVQYSR
- a CDS encoding sigma-54 dependent transcriptional regulator, yielding MRLLIVGSLNGQLTTATKMAMETGAKVAQVDTGEQAMAALRAGQGADLLMVEVSNDIGWMVAQLQAERIALPIVACGLGSDARAAVNAIRAGAKEYVPLPPDAKLIAAVLEAVADDSHALIYKDAMMNNVIRLADQIAPSEASVLITGESGVGKEIMARYVHRHSLRKDKPFISVNCAAIPENLLESELFGHEKGAFTGAVSRRIGKFEEADGGTLLLDEISEMDVRLQAKLLRAIQEREIDRVGGNRPVKVNIRILATSNRDLALEVRNGTFREDLLYRLNVVTLNIPALRERPADILELAEHFVKRYADANGVPARPLSENAKNHLTRQHWQGNVRELENTLHRAVLLANGDEIDVEAIRLPDGSRIDDTIARSSSDPASRAAQVAETVSRNLVGMTVADMERDLILNTLDHCLGNRTHAANILGISIRTLRNKLNLYTQQGVAVAAPGEARAAG
- the flhA gene encoding flagellar biosynthesis protein FlhA, which translates into the protein MSETTQTPATGSLFAGLSLGSIGAAIGARSELALALGVLTIIVVLILPMPSWMLDFALAISITFSVLVMMTALFIKKPLEFSSFPTVLLIATMLRLALNLASTRLILSNGHEGTDAAGAVIEAFGNFVMQGNFVIGIIVFAILVIVNFVVITKGSGRIAEVAARFSLDAMPGKQMAIDADLSAGLIDEDTARARRKELESESAFYGSMDGASKFVRGDAIAGLLITFINVIAGVIVGVAQMDMSFADASTTYTLLTVGDGLVSQIPALIVSMAAGLLVSKAGVDGAADEALFGQLSGYPQALGMSSGVMVVMAMLPGIPMVPFLALAALTGSAAWFLVKGREQKAADEASAAVAAEQAVPEVEEPISTALAMDELRLELGFGLLPLLEGDGEGHTLTEQVKALRRQIAQDMGFVMPSLRILDNMQLESTSYVLRVKEVDAGAGTLYPNQLMVMDPQGGPVDLPGEHTTEPTFGLPATWVDHTQREEASFRGLTVVDPATVLTTHLTEIIKANMAELLSYAEVQKLLDEIGGDNHKLVDDLVPDRVSVTTIQRVLQQLLTERVSIRDLATILEAVGEATGYTQSVTQIVEHVRTRLARQICHANQSYAGYLPLIALSPQWEDAFTNSLIGNGDDKQLAMPPSELQKFIQALRAAYDQAGAGGDVPVLLTSPANRPYVRSVVERVRPQSVVMSQAEIHPQARLKTLAQV